A single Rhodoligotrophos defluvii DNA region contains:
- a CDS encoding helix-turn-helix transcriptional regulator: protein MDDEIIRAANAKKGSPFLDTAQAAHYVGLSRRTLEKMRVAGGGPRFRKHGRYVRYHIADLDDWSAARARRSTSDA, encoded by the coding sequence ATGGACGATGAGATCATTCGCGCCGCCAACGCGAAGAAGGGCAGCCCCTTTCTCGACACCGCCCAGGCTGCACACTACGTCGGCCTGTCGCGCCGGACGCTCGAGAAGATGCGCGTCGCAGGCGGCGGCCCGAGGTTCCGCAAGCACGGCCGCTACGTCCGCTATCACATCGCCGACCTCGACGACTGGTCGGCCGCGCGCGCCAGGCGGTCCACGTCCGATGCGTGA
- a CDS encoding zinc finger domain-containing protein: protein MSRAPINRPAKVDFTAFRHPILAVACPTCRARIGTWCKRPSGHRASDFHASRKAEADRIWESQDDPPIRRTATGWAYAYGETEDAPPPAAARQLALFGEGEGR from the coding sequence GTCGCGCACCCATCAACCGCCCTGCCAAGGTCGATTTCACGGCGTTCCGGCACCCCATCCTGGCCGTGGCGTGCCCCACCTGTCGGGCCCGTATCGGCACCTGGTGCAAGCGCCCGTCCGGCCATCGGGCGAGCGATTTCCACGCCTCCCGTAAGGCCGAGGCCGACCGCATCTGGGAGAGCCAGGACGACCCGCCGATCCGGCGCACGGCCACCGGCTGGGCCTATGCCTATGGCGAAACAGAGGACGCACCGCCGCCTGCTGCGGCCCGGCAACTGGCATTGTTCGGGGAGGGCGAAGGGCGATGA